The nucleotide sequence TTCATGTCACTCTAGAATTCTTTATGGATATATATCTTTATAACTTAATATTATGTTGAGTATCACATGTAAAGTAGCTATTAAGGCAGTAATATTTATCGGTTTCCGATATATGTCCGAAAGAAAATCAGGCATTAAGGAAATAGCTGGTTTTATTAATGAAAGTGAACATACGGTAGGAAAGACCCTGCAAAAGCTCGTCAAGGATGATGTAGTTAAAAGTGCCAAAGGACCTGGGGGCGGTTTTTATATTACGCCAGAACAGAAAGAACAGCCCATTTCCAAAATTATTGAAGCTGTTGATGGCAAAGAGGTTTTTAACAGTTGCGGTCTAGGGTTGAGTCGGTGTTCTGACGAGCATCCTTGCCCTATACATAAATTTTACAAGCCAATCAGGGATATGTACAGGAGTGTCTGTCATGAAAAGAAAATAGGAGATCTTGATGAATCTGTTTTTAAAGGGGTTGCATACCTTTCCGATTAGTAATTGAGCAGTGTCCGGAAAAGTATCATGTTAGAACTTTTCCGGTGCACTTTTCAATAATTATTCATATTTGTTTTCCTGATCCTTTTCATGCTTTGTTCTTTTTTCTGGCAAATATTTTATAAGCCAAAGAGCTATCAGAAAAAGGACTAAGGAGCCAATAAAAGCAGCAGCTGCAATATCTGGATGACCTTCCAGGGCATTGTTCAGTGCCACATACAGTAGCCATATCTGAATGCTTATGATACCAATCAATGATACAATAATACCAAGTAAAAGATTACTAGCTTTATTAGGGTGCGCCTGGTTTTGAAAGTTGGTATACTTTGCCATTACTTAACTATTGTTTTCATGTTCTGAAAAATGTGAAACAAATACTTTTTCGTCCCTTATGGTTACTTTCAACTGAGGCAATGCACGAGGGGGAGGGCCTTGAATTACGTCTCCTGTTTCAGCATTGAACCATCCGTTATGGCATGGACACTGTATCTGATTTCTTTCTTTTACATATCTGACAGCACAAGCAAGGTGTGTGCATTTTTGATCAAAAGCCCTCCATTGACCATCTTCTAGATGTACAAGGATGTATGGGATTTCTCTAGTACCTCTTACGCCAGTCAAGGAAAATTCAATCATTTCACCAGCAGGGACATCCTGTACATTGCATACGAAATGATCTTTTACCGGCTCTTTACCATTGACAAAATAGTTGGCAAGAATAAATCCATTTCCTGCAGCAAATCCGCCTGATAGCAGACATAGGAATTTTGCAAACTCCCTACGC is from Cytophagaceae bacterium ABcell3 and encodes:
- a CDS encoding Rieske (2Fe-2S) protein, translated to MAYKPKEKKEPHWKRDFPIRQDDATKITRREFAKFLCLLSGGFAAGNGFILANYFVNGKEPVKDHFVCNVQDVPAGEMIEFSLTGVRGTREIPYILVHLEDGQWRAFDQKCTHLACAVRYVKERNQIQCPCHNGWFNAETGDVIQGPPPRALPQLKVTIRDEKVFVSHFSEHENNS
- a CDS encoding Rrf2 family transcriptional regulator yields the protein MLSITCKVAIKAVIFIGFRYMSERKSGIKEIAGFINESEHTVGKTLQKLVKDDVVKSAKGPGGGFYITPEQKEQPISKIIEAVDGKEVFNSCGLGLSRCSDEHPCPIHKFYKPIRDMYRSVCHEKKIGDLDESVFKGVAYLSD